The Phragmites australis chromosome 15, lpPhrAust1.1, whole genome shotgun sequence genome window below encodes:
- the LOC133893558 gene encoding anthocyanidin 3-O-glucosyltransferase 2-like: protein MAAATIVFLPCWGSGHFMSMIEAGKRMLASSGGALSLTVLVMQAPSAAKASEVEDHVRREAASGLDIRFLRLPAIEPPTDCKAPEEFNFRYIQLHAPHVAEAIAGLASPVAAIVVDLFCTPLLDVARKLAVPRYVYFASTGAFLALMLCLPTLREQLTVSFREMEGTVHVPGLPPVPSSYMPACLASKKTNNIQCFEYYGRRFMDASGIIVNSSVELERGVLTAIADGRCVLGRPAPVVHAIGPVIWFGAREEPHECVQWLHSQPSASVVFLCFGSIGFLDRAQVEEIAAGLERSGHRFLWVLRGPPAAGSSYPTDADLDATLPSGFLKRTEGRGLVWPSWSPQKEVLAHPAVGGFVTHCGWNSVLESLWFGVPMVPWPLYGEQHLNAFELIADMGVAVQLKKMDRSKEDFFVEAAELEQAVRGLMGETAKGSKAREKALEMKATCRKAVAEGGSSYAALRKLVLEISPGGEGPSP, encoded by the coding sequence CGGCAAGCGGATGCTTGCCAGCAGCGGCGGCGCCCTCTCTTTGACCGTGCTGGTCATGCAGGCTCCGTCAGCAGCGAAGGCGTCCGAGGTCGAGGACCACGTACGCCGGGAGGCGGCGTCCGGCCTTGACATCCGCTTCCTCCGTCTTCCCGCCATCGAGCCGCCTACCGACTGCAAAGCCCCCGAGGAGTTTAACTTTAGGTACATCCAACTCCATGCGCCTCACGTCGCGGAGGCCATAGCCGGCTTGGCGTCCCCGGTGGCCGCGATCGTCGTCGACCTTTTCTGCACGCCCCTGCTCGACGTGGCCCGCAAGCTCGCCGTGCCGCGCTACGTGTACTTCGCCTCCACCGGCGCGTTCCTCGCGCTCATGCTGTGTCTCCCGACTCTCCGTGAGCAACTCACCGTCAGTTTCAGGGAGATGGAAGGCACGGTGCACGTTCCCGGGCTGCCGCCGGTGCCGTCGTCTTACATGCCGGCGTGCTTGGCCAGCAAGAAGACTAACAACATCCAGTGCTTCGAGTACTACGGGCGCCGCTTCATGGACGCGAGCGGCATCATCGTGAACTCTTCCGTCGAGCTCGAGCGCGGGGTTCTCACCGCGATCGCAGACGGCCGCTGCGTGCTGGGCCGCCCCGCTCCGGTAGTCCATGCCATCGGCCCGGTGATCTGGTTCGGCGCGCGTGAGGAGCCGCACGAATGCGTCCAGTGGCTCCACTCGCAGCCgtcagcttcagtggtgttcCTCTGTTTCGGAAGCATCGGATTCCTCGACAGGGCTCAGGTCGAGGAGATCGCCGCTGGCCTAGAGCGCAGCGGCCATCGCTTCCTTTGGGTGCTGCGGGGCCCACCGGCCGCCGGGTCGAGCTACCCGACGGACGCCGACCTGGACGCGACGCTCCCCTCGGGGTTCCTGAAGAGGACCGAGGGGCGCGGGCTCGTGTGGCCATCGTGGTCGCCGCAAAAGGAGGTCCTGGCCCACCCCGCCGTCGGCGGCTTCGTCACCCACTGCGGCTGGAACTCGGTCCTCGAGAGCTTGTGGTTCGGCGTGCCGATGGTGCCGTGGCCGCTGTACGGCGAGCAGCACCTGAACGCGTTCGAGCTCATCGCGGACATGGGTGTCGCCGTCCAGCTGAAGAAGATGGACAGGAGCAAGGAGGACTTCTTCGTCGAAGCGGCCGAGTTGGAGCAGGCGGTGCGGGGCCTGATGGGCGAAACGGCGAAGGGGAgcaaggcgagggagaaggccctGGAGATGAAGGCCACGTGCCGGAAGGCCGTGGCCGAGGGCGGATCGTCGTACGCCGCGCTCCGGAAGCTCGTGCTCGAGATCTCACCCGGCGGAGAGGGGCCGTCGCCGTGA